Proteins encoded together in one Telopea speciosissima isolate NSW1024214 ecotype Mountain lineage chromosome 6, Tspe_v1, whole genome shotgun sequence window:
- the LOC122665866 gene encoding LOB domain-containing protein 23-like, with product MASPARTIATPHCAACKYFKKKCSPQCIFQPYFPSNQPKKFEVVRKVFSASSVSKILKDVAVDERAEAANSLYFEALCRLDDQVYGCTGIISQLQWLIQYTEAEFATIKAETEMIKALVISSQTHEALLGPQFQQTETSNYTESSVEQNEYNPSDQDETALGSDFGIQ from the exons ATGGCTAGTCCTGCAAGAACAATCGCGACTCCTCATTGTGCAGCATGCAAGTATTTTAAGAAGAAATGTTCTCCACAATGCATCTTTCAGCCATATTTTCCTAGCAATCAGCCTAAAAAATTTGAAGTCGTTCGTAAAGTTTTTAGTGCGAGCAGCGTAAGCAAAATACTCAAG GATGTTGCAGTTGATGAAAGAGCAGAGGCTGCAAATTCTCTGTATTTTGAGGCTCTGTGCAGGCTTGATGATCAGGTTTATGGATGTACTGGGATCATATCTCAACTACAATGGCTAATACAATATACAGAAGCTGAATTCGCAACCATTAAAGCTGAGACAGAGATGATCAAAGCTTTAGTTATCTCATCACAAACTCATGAAGCTCTTCTGGGGCCGCAGTTTCAGCAAACTGAAACTTCAAACTATACCGAGTCATCAGTTGAGCAAAATGAGTACAACCCAAGTGATCAAGATGAGACGGCACtgggatctgattttggtatccaataa
- the LOC122664286 gene encoding inactive leucine-rich repeat receptor-like serine/threonine-protein kinase At1g60630: protein MVLLLRRYLLLSSLFLFTSFHLARSGDGEALLALKSSIDPSNSLQWRQGSDFCQWEGIKECMSGRVTKLVVEDFNLSGTLDEKSLNQLDQLRVLSFKANSISGEIPNLSGLANLKSLFLNDNRFSGFFPSSITGLHRVKVIVLSGNNISGKIPLSLLKLRRLYILYLQDNRFTGAIPPLNQTSLKFFNVSNNLLSGEIPSTPALIPFNSSSFSNNLKLCGEQIGNPCINHGLPAPITPVPSASSSKHSRRTKLIKIIAGAIGGFVLLLICLCLLWFTCKSCRRRNSGEARSKEVGIEGGVTREEGQGSGAVPSGRDGNNGRKQGGFSWEGEGLGSLVFLGAGDQQMTYTLEDLLKASAETLGRGTIGSTYKAVMESGFIVTVKRLKDSKYPRMEDFRRQMDVIGRLRHPNLVPLRAYFQAKEERLLVYDYFPNGSLFSLIHGSRASSGGKPLHWTSCLKIAEDLATGLVYLHQTPNMMHGNLKSSNVLLGSEFESCLTDYGLMLFRDPESVEEPSTTSLFYRAPECRELWKPLTQQSDVYSFGVLLLELLTGKTPFQDLVQEYGAEIPRWVRSVREEETESGDDPASGNETSEEKLGALLNIAMACVSLIPESRPGMREVLRMIRDARAEAQVSSNSSDHSPGRWSDTVQSLPREEHLSI, encoded by the exons ATGGTGCTTCTCCTTCGAAGGTACTtactcctctcttctctcttcctattCACTTCTTTTCACCTTGCACGATCAGGCGACGGGGAGGCGCTTTTAGCTTTAAAATCTTCCATTGATCCTTCAAACTCGCTTCAATGGCGACAAGGATCCGATTTCTGCCAATGGGAAGGGATCAAAGAATGCATGAGTGGAAGAGTCACAAAGCTTGTTGTAGAAGACTTCAACCTAAGCGGAACGCTAGACGAGAAGAGCTTAAACCAACTTGATCAGCTCCGAGTGTTGAGCTTCAAAGCAAACTCAATCTCCGGCGAAATCCCCAACCTTTCTGGCTTGGCAAATCTCAAGTCACTCTTCCTCAACGACAACCGATTCTCTGGGTTTTTCCCGAGCTCCATTACTGGTCTCCACCGTGTAAAAGTCATCGTCTTGTCCGGAAATAACATCTCCGGTAAGATTCCGTTATCGCTGCTCAAACTCAGGCGACTTTACATTCTTTACTTACAAGACAATCGATTCACCGGAGCAATCCCTCCCCTGAATCAAACTAGTTTGAAATTCTTCAATGTGTCAAACAATCTACTCTCTGGTGAAATACCGAGTACCCCAGCTCTCATTCCATTCAATTCGTCATCTTTCTCAAATAACCTAAAACTCTGTGGTGAACAGATAGGGAATCCCTGCATCAATCATGGCCTCCCTGCTCCTATTACTCCAGTcccctctgcttcttcttcaaaACATAGTCGAAGAACGAAGCTTATCAAAATCATAGCAGGAGCCATTGGTGGGTTTGTGTTGTTATTGATCTGCTTGTGTTTATTATGGTTTACTTGCAagagttgcagaagaagaaatTCAGGTGAGGCGAGAAGCAAAGAAGTGGGAATTGAAGGAGGTGTAACAAGGGAAGAAGGACAGGGCTCTGGTGCTGTTCCCAGTGGCAGGGACGGTAATAATGGTCGAAAACAAGGGGGTTTTTCGTGGGAAGGAGAGGGACTAGGGAGTTTGGTGTTCCTGGGAGCAGGGGATCAACAAATGACTTATACGTTAGAAGATCTGCTTAAGGCTTCAGCGGAGACGCTTGGGAGAGGTACTATAGGGAGTACGTATAAGGCTGTAATGGAATCTGGTTTCATTGTGACGGTGAAGAGGTTGAAGGATTCAAAGTATCCGAGGATGGAAGATTTCCGGCGACAGATGGACGTGATAGGGCGGCTCCGCCACCCTAACCTGGTCCCACTTAGGGCTTATTTTCAGGCAAAGGAAGAGCGTCTTCTGGTGTACGATTACTTCCCCAATGGCAGCTTGTTCTCTCTGATACATG GTTCAAGAGCATCAAGTGGTGGGAAGCCTCTTCACTGGACATCCTGCCTCAAAATTGCAGAAGACTTGGCAACAGGATTGGTTTACCTCCACCAGACTCCTAACATGATGCATGGGAACTTGAAATCTTCAAATGTTTTATTAGGATCAGAATTTGAGTCATGCCTCACTGACTATGGTCTCATGTTATTCAGAGATCCTGAGTCAGTTGAAGAGCCAAGTACTACTTCCCTCTTCTACAGAGCTCCTGAATGCAGGGAACTATGGAAACCTTTAACCCAACAATCTGATGTCTACAGCTTTGGTGTCCTCCTATTGGAGCTCCTAACAGGAAAAACTCCCTTCCAAGACCTTGTACAGGAGTATGGGGCTGAAATTCCTCGGTGGGTTCGTTCGGTCCGGGAAGAGGAAACAGAATCTGGGGATGACCCTGCATCAGGGAATGAGACATCAGAAGAGAAACTTGGGGCACTTTTAAATATTGCAATGGCTTGTGTATCGCTTATCCCTGAAAGCCGGCCAGGGATGAGAGAGGTGTTAAGAATGATAAGAGATGCAAGGGCTGAGGCTCAGGTGTCTTCAAATAGCAGTGATCATTCTCCAGGGAGGTGGTCAGATACAGTTCAGAGCTTGCCGAGGGAAGAACATTTGAGCATATGA